The following coding sequences lie in one Cannabis sativa cultivar Pink pepper isolate KNU-18-1 chromosome 5, ASM2916894v1, whole genome shotgun sequence genomic window:
- the LOC133037826 gene encoding uncharacterized protein LOC133037826 produces the protein MGSAPSPNPSLLPEIGPDGLSREAPVIAYTEKIIEAEQLQLRKYIDENYSKIRDVERELASLNMELKLTAGPKKAALEHLRKKIEISTEKIRLAKVKEEEARKTWEAASKVVKDEEEAKQKLCEDLNQLVQESSQTQFARLEELKRRLEALNPGRASSAAVSHDGVSTGPPPTIIATDASSATNSTEAGGGGRKNITNEGNSGNTQAVNGINQHISAEGEGRGRKKNQFQGKGRGLGAVPKGKGPPAPGWTGAGFDVDGRT, from the exons ATGGGTTCGGCCCCATCACCAAATCCCTCACTGCTTCCTGAGATCGGACCCGACGGCCTCTCTCGTGAAGCCCCTGTCATTGCCTACACTGAGAAG ATAATTGAGGCAGAGCAACTTCAATTGAGGAA ATACATTGATGAAAATTACTCTAAAATTCGCGATGTTGAACGAGAGCTTGCGAGTCTTAATATGGAATTGAAACTTACAGCTGGGCCAAAGAAAGCAG CACTTGAACAtttaagaaagaaaatagagatatCCACTGAGAAAATTCGTTTGGCCAAAGTGAAGGAAGAGGAAGCACGGAAG ACGTGGGAAGCAGCATCGAAGGTGGTGAAGGACGAGGAAGAAGCTAAGCAAAAGCTTTGTGAAGACTTAAACCAGCTG GTTCAAGAAAGTAGCCAAACTCAGTTTGCTAGGCTGGAAGAGTTAAAGAGAAGATTAGAAGCATTGAATCCTGGTAGAGCATCATCAGCTGCAGTTTCTCAT GATGGGGTCTCAACAGGGCCTCCTCCGACTATCATTGCAACAGATGCTTCCTCAGCTACTAATTCAACCGAAGCAGGGGGTGGGGGCAGAAAAAACATCACTAATGAAGGAAATTCTGGAAACACTCAAGCTGTGAATGGGATCAATCAACACATTTCCGCTGAGGGAGAAGGAAGAGGAAGGAAGAAGAATCAGTTTCAAGGAAAAGGAAGAGGACTTGGGGCTGTGCCCAAAGGTAAAGGGCCACCTGCTCCAGGTTGGACCGGCGCTGGTTTTGACGTTGATGGTAGAACTTAA